CATGCTTTTTATGCAGAACTGAATATCGGTCTTTGCTGCGGTCAAGGGGTATATTTTCGCGGACAAGATACCAGGCTAATATTGATGGGGCCTATCATCGGCACCCAAAATTTCAATCATAACCTTTTACCGTTCACAAAAAGCTGAGCAGCTGTCGACAGGCACCGCCGTGTGCACACGCCAAAATAATTTGGGAGTGGTGCCGTTAAGCAATTGTGTGCAGATTATCTTGTCCGGCTAAAAAACACCCCTTGACCTGCAAAACGACCCGACCGCTCAGGCATTCACTGGAAAAGGGGAGAAAAAATGCGTATTACAGATTCAGCGCGCAATGGGCAGCGCCCAGCAGCGCGGCTTTGTCGTTAAGGATCACCCGCACCGCAATTTTTTCCATAAATTCTTTAAAGCGGCCCTTGGCAATGAACGCATCCATGAAATCCTTGCGCTCAAGAGCAGGTAATATTTTGGGTGGAATGCCACCGCCTAAGAACAGGCCTCCGGTCGTCATACCCGTGAGGGCCACATTGCCGGCAACAGATCCGAAAATGCGGCAAAACCGCTTCAAGGCCGCCCGGCAGAGCGGATCGTTGCCGTCAATGGCGCTGGCGGTAATCACGCGTGCGGCATCGGCTGTGCGCATGGCCTTTTTAACTTTGGGCGATTCGGCGATGCCGCCGATAAATTTCAGACCGTTATAAATATTAACCAATCCCTCACCGGAAAGCACGCGCTCTGCACTAACATAACCAAAGCGGGCGTACAGATAGTGCCACAGATCGATCTCGGATTCATCAGCGGGGGGAAAACCCGCATGCCCGCCCTCGGAGGCTACCGGGCGGTAACGACCATCCGCATACACCAGCAAGGCCAGCCCCAAGCCGGTGCCCGGCGCCACCAGACCGATGTTTTGGTTTTTGTGAACCCTGAGGCCGTTTAGCGCAGTGACCTCACGGTGGTTAAGCAATGGTATGGCAAGGGCAGTGCCGGTCAGATCGTTGATCAAGCGCACCTGCTGCCAGCCAAAGCGCTTTTGCAGCTTTTTCTCCGATACGACCCAGGGAAGGTTGGTGGTACGACATTCACCGTTGATCACCGGCCCGGCAATACCGAAGCAGGCCTTTTTGATCTTTGCCGGATAGCGCTGGTGCATTTTGTCGATGATGGTTTCAAGGCTGCTCGCCTCCCGGCTGGAAAATTTGGCCGACACCAGGGCTTTGGGGCGAGACTTTCCGGTAACATACAGACCGAGGTTGGTTTTGGTGCCGCCAATATCGCCGGCCAGCACACAGGCCGATTCTTTAAAAGATTTGGTTTTAGGTTTCGACATCATCAAGAGGCCTTGTCTTGAGTTATCGTTCAGGGCACTTAAATTCCTGTGCTTGATCGCAGTATTACCACTACCGTCGCCACTTTAAAAGCGTATTAAAAATTTTGTGCACCCGGGGCGTCAGCCGCGTGCGGTTGTATGCATCACCTGCTTTTTTAATGGCTTCGGCCTGGGTCGGATACGGGTGAATCGTACGAGCGATAGTACCCAATCCGGCACCCGCAGTCATGGCCACCGTGATTTCGGAAATCATATCCCCGGCGTGCCGGCAGACCATGGTCGCCCCCAGTATTTCATCGGTTCCCTTTTTTACATACACATCCAAAAACCCGTCGTCATCGCCTTCAAGGATGGCGCGGTCAACCGTATTCATTTCAACGGTAATGGTTTCCACCGCCATGCCCTTTTCTTCTGCCTCATGGGGGTAAAGACCTACATGGGCCACTTCCGGATCCGTGTAGGTGCACCAGGGAACTGTCAGGGCGTTTGATTTTGAGCGACCGAAAAACAGAGCATTTTGAATAACAATGCGCGCGGTGGCATCGGCGGTATGGGTAAATTTGTACGGAAAGCATATATCTCCGGCGGCATAGATATGACGGTTGGTGGTTTGCAAACGCTCGTTGACCTGAACACCTTTTTTGTCATAGGCCACACCGGCTGATTCCAAATTCAATCCTTCCACATTCGGTGTGCGCCCGACTGCCAGCAGCAGTTGATCGACCACCTCATCATACTGATTGCCGTGGGAGTCGACCACCAGATGAATTCCGTCGGTTTGCTTGCGGATTTCAAGGTTTTTGCCGCAGCATCTGAGTTTAACGCCGTCTTGCGCCATGACCTTTTCCACGACTTCAGCCGCACGCGGCGCATCGTTGGGCATAATGCCATGCATGGCCTCGATTAAAATGACATCACTGCCGAAGCGGGCAAATGATTGCGCCAGCTCACAGCCGATGGGGCCTGCTCCGATCACCCCCAATCGCCGGGGCAATTCGGTAAGTGAGAAAACCGTTTCATTGGTCAAAAATTCCACTTCGGATAGACCGGGTATGGGCAGCTCCAATGCGCGTGAGCCGGTCGCAATGCAGGCCCTGGCAAATTTTATGGCCTTGCCGCCCACTTCGATAGTATCGGGTGATGTAAATCGAGCAGACCCTAAAAACACATCCATGCCAAGCGCTTTGAACCGTTGGGCCGAATCATGTTTGCTGATATCGGCGCGCAGACGCCGCAGGCGTTCCATGATCGCTGCAAAATCGACGCGAACACCATCGGGCACGTGGATACCGTATTGACCAACAGCGCGCACATCGGCTGCAGCGCGCGCAGCCCGGATCAGGGCCTTGGAAGGCACGCAGCCAACATTTAAGCAATCGCCCCCCATCAGACTGCGCTCAATTAGGGCCACTTTGCCACCCAAACCGGCGGTGCCAGCGGCGGTGATCAGTCCGGCGGTTCCAGCACCGATGACCGCCATGTTGTAGCGGCCATCAGGCTCTGGATTGATCCAGTCTGAAGGGTGAACATTTCCGATCAGTCGCTGGTTATGGGCATCATATGGCTGGGCCTGTGGAAATTCATTTGGATTTAACATCGCTGTTCCTTTCTGCGCGATCAAAATGACGAATGTAATCAATTGAACAATAAGAAGACAAAACCAGGCTGTCAAAGAAGACACTTTTTGCTTTG
Above is a genomic segment from Desulfobacterales bacterium containing:
- the glk gene encoding glucokinase is translated as MMSKPKTKSFKESACVLAGDIGGTKTNLGLYVTGKSRPKALVSAKFSSREASSLETIIDKMHQRYPAKIKKACFGIAGPVINGECRTTNLPWVVSEKKLQKRFGWQQVRLINDLTGTALAIPLLNHREVTALNGLRVHKNQNIGLVAPGTGLGLALLVYADGRYRPVASEGGHAGFPPADESEIDLWHYLYARFGYVSAERVLSGEGLVNIYNGLKFIGGIAESPKVKKAMRTADAARVITASAIDGNDPLCRAALKRFCRIFGSVAGNVALTGMTTGGLFLGGGIPPKILPALERKDFMDAFIAKGRFKEFMEKIAVRVILNDKAALLGAAHCALNL
- a CDS encoding mercuric reductase, which encodes MLNPNEFPQAQPYDAHNQRLIGNVHPSDWINPEPDGRYNMAVIGAGTAGLITAAGTAGLGGKVALIERSLMGGDCLNVGCVPSKALIRAARAAADVRAVGQYGIHVPDGVRVDFAAIMERLRRLRADISKHDSAQRFKALGMDVFLGSARFTSPDTIEVGGKAIKFARACIATGSRALELPIPGLSEVEFLTNETVFSLTELPRRLGVIGAGPIGCELAQSFARFGSDVILIEAMHGIMPNDAPRAAEVVEKVMAQDGVKLRCCGKNLEIRKQTDGIHLVVDSHGNQYDEVVDQLLLAVGRTPNVEGLNLESAGVAYDKKGVQVNERLQTTNRHIYAAGDICFPYKFTHTADATARIVIQNALFFGRSKSNALTVPWCTYTDPEVAHVGLYPHEAEEKGMAVETITVEMNTVDRAILEGDDDGFLDVYVKKGTDEILGATMVCRHAGDMISEITVAMTAGAGLGTIARTIHPYPTQAEAIKKAGDAYNRTRLTPRVHKIFNTLLKWRR